tttttacatctgagACGAACTTTAAATAGTATTACAAACttctatttattttctaataggggaattattaaatattgattaggtaaaaagtaaataaatagtttgatggaGAGATGGCATGCGATGGCATTAAAAGGTGCAAAGTTTTATCAAGATTATCCATGTAAGGCTTGAACAAAAACAATTCTTTGTTAAATATCTTGGTTAGCAAGGGTAAATACACACAGGTTCTGGGCAAACAGAAGTGATGGTAcaacaattttatatatatttttacaaaacatgcaCAAGGCATCTTATTAGATAGGCTATCATCTGCACTTTTTGTCATATCAGCACCATCTTGTGGTCTTCTTTATTCCCACACTGTgatcctccctcctccctctaagtgttagtctatatgaccttaaatCACttaactggacattggaccattaacatcactgcaatacttgaaataatagtgcaatattctctgtttaatactcctgtgcaatatactcttttcagtttaatattccctatttattgatatttattcatacttctattactgctgtgcaatatccactgtctcataatcatcttaacaagctacacttaacttgacagtactcattattgcacttattacttatattattacattgtattgtaccgtacatacttatcaacctctaaatccactgtGGTACTTaaatcaataaagcatttctaattctgattctgatgggCTCCTAGGAGTGAGCTGAGATGCTGGATTTGGTTCAGTGTAAGAGATAACACAAAAACTATTGGGGTGGGGTGAGtcttgtatttgttttgaaCCCTCCCCTTTACTTAGAAAAAAAGTGCAACACCCTCCCCAGTAAAACCCTAACCAATTTCAAGCTTAATGTgttaaaaaattatgaaaaacaaatggtGGTCTCTGTTTACCATTACTCTACTGTTTCCAgctgctctttcttttttgaacCAAGTGAAAAAATGGCACGCTCTTTAGAGAGATAATGTTTAATCCCTACTAGCTATTCCACTGTTTCTACTTTGTCTATCGTTTCACAAAACTGACATTAAGCTTCTACCAGCTACTAGTTaatgaagtgaagtgaaatggaaaataatacaTGAGACAAAAGACatattcagtctttttttttggcaataataaaatgaaacaacataTAAATCTAGGACACTCCCTTGCTCTCCCAAACAATCAGACTATTCTGAACCTCTTTTTTCACTTCCCAATGTTGTTTGAATAATGAACATGTATATAAGATGATACAATGTGTGTCTTCCTCCTTTGTGAAGTAATTCTTGTTCATGGAAAAtcttttgtggttttgatttgattctgTTGGAATACTTATTTGTACCAACAATGTTTGAAAGAGGAGCCAATTGATAACAGTGCTCTTACTTCTGGATTGGCTAAATACATACTGCTTTAAGTTGTTTGAATCACAGCCTTTTTGTTAGATGGATAAATTGTTTATAGGATAGAATTAATGTAAGTAACATGATTTTGGTTCTCTGGTTAATTCAGCATAAACTTTAGCCATGATAGAATCATATCTGCATTTgatttttgtcaaatgtttcaaTGATGTCAGGTAGCTGACAAATTTTGAGCACTTtcttaatagaaaatgtaagaaatattTAGTTCTAACCCTAGAAAACCCACCCAAGAATAATTAAAGATATGTTGTCagcattatattttttattacaccACAAGGCCTTTTCTATATATGTACACTATTATAAATCTTCCTAATGTTATCTGATCATATCACATTCAAACAGGCATAGTTcaaagaaaatcacaaaataatttctacatgagcaaaaaaatatacattttgtgtaATAACACCcaaataagtgtgtgttttctacatAGATTCTACATAGAGTCCCACAGAGTCCCATGAGGTATTTAGCTTAAATCAGGGGTGTTGTGAGAGTAGTTCTTGACTGAGCCATCCAGTCCATGTACTGCTCTCCagctctcttcagtcctcttcCCCATAGTCAGGATCCCTGCTGCTTGGTTCCTGGAGCCTTGGAGGAGCTGGTGGAGTCGGCTCTGCAAGCGATCCTCATCTTCTTTCCGTTTACCCAGCGTGAGGATGCCAGCGGCGGCATCTCCTGTGAGCGCTTCCCCGAAGGTCTTGCTGCCAGAGCGACACAACAACACATAGAGGCGACAGGAGCGAGATGGTTCTCTGCAGCACTCAGACACGCTATAAGCATCACAGGCCAGTTgagacagcagcaacatcaaAACCAGCACCAGGACTTTCTGCTGGGCAAAAGAGATCAGTTTACACCCAAATGAACTGATACAAGAATATGATCTGTAGGCCTAAAATGCTACAAAACGCCACtataagtaaataataataaaacaaaataagtaaatacaagtatgtatgttttatgtgcTTACACCATATTTAACATGTGCTGGTTAGAGCTTTAAAGTGTATATTTAATGTTGATTGATGGAAAGGAATGAATCAAGGATGGATAGACAAACTCCTATGACATTTATTCTAAATACACATAATAAAACCCTAACATCTAGTCAAGGATACATAGAGTACTACCATGACCAACTGTTGTGCTGTGCACAATTATTTATCCTTACATAAAGTATATGAATCACTGAATCTCCAATAAAATCATACTGACATTATTCCACATATACATGCTAAAATCTTAATCTCTAGTCAAAGTGATATTACATAAACAAAATCATCCCAATATAAcagaatgcattttattttttaaagttcatataaatgaaaatgtgcaaCCCTAGGTGATTATATGGGCATAGTCATGGCTAAGCAATTTGTCTATATCCTGgacaaattaatgtttttgtttattcttatagaaacagatacagagaggagaacagagaggcACATACAGCCTAAGCTAATTTGCAACTTGTGTCCTTAGACATAGACAGTGATACAAAGCACAAGCAAGACAGATAATACAATTTACAATGAGCTAGGTAAAATACTACATAAAGACTGATTACCCATGACTACATGCCTCAGAGAGCGTTTCAACTACAAAATGTCCCAGGAATGATCCATATCGATCCCCTGAACAGAGAAATCTATCTGTCCAAAAGAAGTTTGGTAGGAAAGGGTGTCTTACAGTTCCCTGTAAATGCAACCCAAGTATGTGAACTTGCTACTTCTCAGTGAAGTCTCAGTGCCAAAAGGATatgaaaatgcaaagaaaataaatgttcagaaaaatgtatatagACGTAGAAAGACATGGCCATGAAAAAACTCTTAAATGAGCAACCAACCTTATGAAAGTTTTAAAACCATGAATTTGCAATGTCAAACAAATTGATcactgatttttaaataaaaaatctaactTAAGCTGTTTTACCCTGTTTGATGTGTCCATCCCAGCAGCTTTCTGGAAATTGGTCGGGAACCACGTCATCTTCAGGCTTGTGTGAAGGGGAGTCATCTGATCTCCCCTTGGGAGAAACAAGTGTCTTTTATATTGTTCGGTGATGTCCACAGCGATGGTTATTCAGGGCAACCACAAACATGACACAAAACCACCAAGTCTCTTGTTTGAAGTGCTGATGTCAAGCTTGCTGCCATTAATTAGTCTCCTGTTGCAGATCATCTCCAAGGCATTTCTCTGGACCGTTGATGAACTACAGGTATTTCTTTGTGGCCGCATGCCAAAGGTTTATGAATACATACCATTATAATGAGTGGTTAGGGACAGAAGTCAATTAGCTAATGTGTCCTTTGAgtt
This genomic interval from Siniperca chuatsi isolate FFG_IHB_CAS linkage group LG21, ASM2008510v1, whole genome shotgun sequence contains the following:
- the hcrt gene encoding LOW QUALITY PROTEIN: orexin (The sequence of the model RefSeq protein was modified relative to this genomic sequence to represent the inferred CDS: inserted 2 bases in 1 codon); this translates as MTPLHTSLKMTWFPTNFQKAAGMDTSNRKVLVLVLMLLLSQLACDAYSVSECCREPSRSCRLYVLLCRSGSKTFGEALTGDAAAGILTLGKRKEDEDRLQSRLHQLLQGSRNQAAGILTMGKRXLKRAGEQYMDWMAQSRTTLTTPLI